TCGCGGCACCGACCTCGTCGAGCTGTCGCATGCGATTCACGCCGAGCCGGAGTTGGCGTTCGCCGAGCATCGCAGTTGCGCCAAGGCTCAAACACTGGTCGCTGAGCGCGGTTTCGACGTCACCGCCGCTGCGGGGGGACTGGACACCGCTTTTCGCGCCGACTTCGGTAGCGGCCCGCTGACCGTCGGCATCTGCGCCGAATACGATGCGCTGCCCGAGATCGGGCACGCCTGCGGACACAACATCATTGCGGCCTCGGCGGTCGGGGCGGCGCTGGCGCTGGCCGACGTCGCCGACGAACTGGGGCTGCGGGTGTCGCTGCTGGGCACGCCGGCCGAGGAGTTCGGCGGCGGAAAAGTGTTGCTGCTCAACGCCGGTGTGTTCGACGACGTGGCCGTGTCGGTGATGGTGCATCCCGGCCCGGTGGACATCGCCGCCGCTCGCTCGCTGACCTTGTCCGCGGTGCGAGTTATCTACCGCGGCAAGGAATCCCACGCTTCAGCCGCGCCGTTCCTGGGAATCAACGCCGCCGACGCGGTCACCGTCGCACAGGTCGCGATCGGATTGCTGCGCCAGCAACTGGCGCCGGGGCAGCAGGTGCACGGCATCGTCACGCAGGGCGGGCAGGTGGCGAACGTCATTCCAGGGCGGACCGAATTGCAGTACACCTTGCGGGCCACCGACGCGACATCGCTGGCCGACCTGGAAACCAAAGTGAACAACTGCTTTCTGGCCGGCGCGGTGGCCA
The sequence above is a segment of the Candidatus Mycobacterium wuenschmannii genome. Coding sequences within it:
- a CDS encoding M20 family metallopeptidase, which gives rise to MASTPALDRVDDTVRRRGTDLVELSHAIHAEPELAFAEHRSCAKAQTLVAERGFDVTAAAGGLDTAFRADFGSGPLTVGICAEYDALPEIGHACGHNIIAASAVGAALALADVADELGLRVSLLGTPAEEFGGGKVLLLNAGVFDDVAVSVMVHPGPVDIAAARSLTLSAVRVIYRGKESHASAAPFLGINAADAVTVAQVAIGLLRQQLAPGQQVHGIVTQGGQVANVIPGRTELQYTLRATDATSLADLETKVNNCFLAGAVATGCDYAVEQTEPIYDALKPDPWLADTVRAEMTRLGRAPVDAALEAALPLGSTDMGNVTQLLPGIHPMVAVDAGGASLHQPDFAAAAASPSADKAVLDGAMMLARTVVHLAECGEQRDRVLAAHAQRVAS